The sequence CACATGGCGGGCGTCGGTGCCGCAGCACTCGCCGAGGACCCGGACTGCGGGCAGCCGGTCGCGCATCGAGGCATGCTGGGCGCCGAGCTCAGCCGGGTCGCCCTCGGTCAGCTCTGTCGCCGCCGTCACGTGTCGGCCATGACCACTCCGGTGACGACCACCCACCGCCGCATCGACTCGGTCCACGCCTCGCGATGCCGCGCATCGACGTGTCTGCCCGGTCGCAGCACCAAACGGTAGACGTCGCCGGCCCATTCGAGCGGAAGTCGTTCGTCGAGCATCGGAACCAGCGCGTCGTCGAGAAGCCGGTACCCGTCGGCGGCGCGCGACTCCAGCAGCGCGGCGACTCCGTCGACGACCCGCATGAGCGTGGCCAGCGTCGCATCACCGGTGCTCGAGGCCGCTTCCCGCAACACGGTCGAGGCGCGGGCCAGCGCGGCGGCGTCACCGGCGGCGACCGCGGCCGCGGAGTCGAGGTAGGCCAGATAACCGTGCGTTCCGCCGGCTGTTGCGTCCACGAGCAGTGCCCTGGCCCGGTCCGCCCACAGTCGCGACACCACCAGGTGGTCGCGGGCATGCCACAGAAGAGCGAGCACGGCCGCCTCCATCGCCGCGGCGGGGGGATCGGTGCGTATCAACCGGTCGAACGTACGCGCTGCCAGGCGGACCGCCTCGCTTCCGTGGCCGAGCCGCCAGGCGGCGACGCTGTAGGCGTCCAGGTCGTCAGTCGGCATCGGCCCGAGGCCGTCGGCTCGCACGAATGCGGCGTAGCTGGCCGCC is a genomic window of Mycobacterium sp. ITM-2016-00318 containing:
- a CDS encoding chemotaxis protein CheY yields the protein MDTLIDYLSEARTAHRRNDWAASYAAFVRADGLGPMPTDDLDAYSVAAWRLGHGSEAVRLAARTFDRLIRTDPPAAAMEAAVLALLWHARDHLVVSRLWADRARALLVDATAGGTHGYLAYLDSAAAVAAGDAAALARASTVLREAASSTGDATLATLMRVVDGVAALLESRAADGYRLLDDALVPMLDERLPLEWAGDVYRLVLRPGRHVDARHREAWTESMRRWVVVTGVVMADT